A section of the Tistrella mobilis genome encodes:
- the copC gene encoding copper homeostasis periplasmic binding protein CopC: MTRSHFIAKLVAPIAAGLFATAAFAHPSLVSSTPADKSQVSAPATIELKFSETLVPQFSAASLVMTGMPGMASHGPMKINASVAGAGDGKTMVITPAQALQPGDYRVEWRAVSSDTHPITGNVTFKVK; this comes from the coding sequence ATGACCCGTTCACATTTCATCGCCAAGCTCGTCGCGCCGATCGCTGCTGGTCTGTTCGCCACCGCCGCATTCGCGCATCCTTCGCTGGTGTCTTCAACGCCAGCCGACAAGTCGCAGGTTTCCGCGCCAGCCACCATCGAGCTGAAGTTCTCCGAAACGCTGGTGCCGCAGTTCTCCGCCGCGAGCCTTGTCATGACTGGCATGCCGGGAATGGCGAGCCATGGCCCGATGAAGATCAACGCCAGCGTCGCGGGTGCCGGCGACGGCAAGACCATGGTCATCACGCCAGCACAGGCGCTCCAGCCCGGCGACTATCGCGTCGAATGGCGTGCCGTCTCCTCGGACACGCATCCGATCACGGGTAACGTCACCTTCAAGGTGAAGTAA
- a CDS encoding CopK family periplasmic copper-binding protein, translating into MKSQIVIAALLSALSVPAFAGHAAAQAAKEMVPLADGGTLYIFKDGKMAQESRFGRAVYLNVGASVSTKDGRNIAITSNEVARLGSLLQKEHGG; encoded by the coding sequence ATGAAATCGCAAATTGTCATTGCCGCCCTGTTGAGCGCTCTCTCCGTGCCAGCCTTCGCCGGTCATGCAGCAGCCCAAGCAGCCAAGGAGATGGTTCCCTTGGCTGACGGGGGAACGCTGTACATCTTCAAGGACGGAAAGATGGCACAGGAAAGCCGCTTCGGGCGCGCCGTCTATCTCAATGTCGGGGCTTCGGTGTCGACGAAGGATGGGCGCAACATCGCGATCACCAGCAATGAAGTCGCTCGCCTCGGCTCGCTGCTACAAAAAGAGCACGGCGGATGA
- a CDS encoding DUF411 domain-containing protein codes for MNMHYDRSQGKVPRRQALIAGLLVMALAGPSLAQSRPIAKVWKDPSCGCCKDWVSHLQGAGFDVQVLDTGNTAARTRLGIPQKYGSCHTAQIGSYAIEGHVPASDIQRLLREAPQAIGLAAPGMPVGSPGMDGPAYGGRKDAYDVLLIGKNGSSTVYQSHR; via the coding sequence ATGAACATGCACTACGACAGAAGCCAGGGCAAAGTGCCGAGACGCCAGGCATTGATCGCTGGCTTGTTGGTGATGGCACTCGCAGGACCGAGCCTGGCGCAGAGCCGACCGATTGCCAAGGTCTGGAAGGACCCGAGCTGCGGATGCTGCAAGGACTGGGTCTCACACCTGCAAGGCGCAGGCTTCGATGTGCAGGTTCTCGACACCGGGAACACGGCAGCGCGCACGCGGCTGGGCATCCCGCAGAAGTACGGTTCGTGCCACACGGCGCAGATCGGCAGCTATGCCATCGAGGGTCATGTGCCTGCCTCGGACATTCAACGCTTGCTGCGCGAAGCCCCGCAGGCCATCGGCCTTGCGGCGCCCGGCATGCCGGTCGGTTCGCCCGGCATGGATGGTCCGGCCTATGGTGGACGCAAGGACGCCTACGACGTGCTGCTGATCGGGAAAAACGGTAGCAGCACGGTCTATCAGTCGCATCGCTGA
- a CDS encoding heavy metal translocating P-type ATPase: protein MAVTAASEHRSTHLGNTYLFCSTGCKAKFDADPARYASGGAGIGTGSGHAPHHHASTAISPAPAASPTAPGTIYTCPMHPEIRQDHPGICPKCGMTLEPLLPDLDDDNPELRDFSRRFWWTLPLTLVVLALAMLGERLHLMDMATQSWVELVLSLPIVLWAGWPFFSRGWLSVVNRSPNMWTLIGLGTGAAFIYSVVATVAPEVFPASFMSMGRVGVYFEAAAVIISLTLLGQVLELKARSQTSAAIKSLLGLAPKTARRINADGSEEDVPLSHVHVGDLLRIRPGEKVPVDGIVHEGSSSIDESMLTGEPLPVSKRAGDKVIGATLNTSGALVMRSERIGSDTVLSQIVQMVAQAQRSKAPMQRMADVVAGYFVMAVVAIAVTTLFVWGFFGPQPTWVYGLINAVAVLIIACPCALGLATPMSIMVATGRGATQGVLFRDAAAIENLRKVDTLVIDKTGTLTEGRPAFDQVVAAPGFTNDEVLRLAASLDQGSEHPLADAIVQAARAQGLQLVKPQSFESGTGIGVRGKVEHRQLALGNTVLMEQSGVSVEPLVPQAEALRGEGASVMYLAVDGQLAGLLAVSDPVKGSTPEALAALKAAGLRVIMATGDGQTTAKAVGARLGIDEVHGEVKPADKLMLIERLQKEGRIVAMAGDGINDAPALAKADVGIAMGTGTDVAMNSAQVTLVKGDLRGIAVARTLSVSTVRNMKQNLMFAFLYNALGIPIAAGVLYPLTGWLLSPLIAALAMSLSSASVVGNALRLRASRL from the coding sequence ATGGCGGTCACGGCGGCGTCGGAGCACCGCTCCACGCACTTGGGGAACACGTACCTGTTTTGCAGCACCGGATGCAAGGCCAAATTCGACGCCGATCCGGCGCGATATGCCAGCGGTGGCGCGGGCATAGGCACAGGCAGCGGCCATGCACCGCATCACCATGCCAGCACCGCGATTTCACCGGCCCCGGCGGCATCGCCAACCGCACCCGGAACAATCTACACCTGCCCGATGCACCCGGAGATCCGCCAGGATCATCCGGGAATCTGCCCCAAGTGCGGGATGACGCTGGAGCCTCTGCTGCCCGACCTCGACGACGACAACCCGGAGTTGCGTGACTTCTCGCGTCGCTTCTGGTGGACCTTGCCGTTGACGCTCGTGGTCCTGGCGCTGGCGATGCTGGGCGAGCGGCTACACCTGATGGACATGGCTACACAGAGCTGGGTCGAGTTGGTGCTGTCGTTGCCGATCGTGCTGTGGGCCGGCTGGCCCTTCTTCTCCCGCGGCTGGCTGTCCGTGGTCAACCGCAGCCCGAACATGTGGACACTGATCGGCCTGGGAACGGGTGCGGCATTCATCTACAGCGTCGTGGCAACCGTTGCGCCGGAAGTGTTTCCAGCTTCCTTCATGTCCATGGGACGGGTCGGCGTGTATTTCGAGGCCGCCGCCGTCATCATCTCGCTGACACTGCTCGGCCAGGTGCTGGAACTCAAGGCGCGCTCCCAGACTTCGGCGGCCATCAAGTCGCTGCTGGGGCTGGCGCCCAAGACCGCGCGGCGCATCAATGCGGACGGCAGCGAGGAAGACGTGCCGCTCAGCCATGTGCACGTCGGCGATCTGCTGCGCATCCGACCCGGCGAGAAGGTGCCGGTGGATGGCATCGTGCACGAGGGCAGCAGCTCGATTGACGAATCCATGCTGACCGGCGAACCGCTGCCCGTAAGCAAGCGCGCGGGCGACAAGGTCATCGGGGCCACACTCAACACCAGCGGCGCGCTGGTCATGCGTTCGGAGCGGATCGGCTCGGACACCGTTCTGTCGCAGATCGTCCAGATGGTCGCCCAGGCGCAGCGTTCCAAGGCGCCGATGCAACGCATGGCCGATGTCGTTGCCGGCTACTTCGTGATGGCCGTCGTTGCCATTGCGGTCACGACGCTCTTTGTATGGGGATTCTTCGGGCCGCAGCCCACCTGGGTCTATGGACTCATCAATGCGGTGGCCGTTCTGATCATCGCCTGCCCGTGCGCGCTGGGTCTGGCCACGCCGATGTCGATCATGGTCGCAACGGGCCGTGGCGCCACGCAGGGCGTGCTATTCCGCGATGCCGCGGCGATCGAGAATCTTCGCAAGGTCGATACCCTCGTCATCGACAAGACAGGAACCCTGACCGAAGGCCGACCTGCTTTCGATCAGGTCGTCGCAGCACCCGGCTTTACGAACGATGAGGTGCTGCGTCTTGCGGCCAGCCTGGACCAGGGCAGTGAACACCCCCTGGCCGACGCCATCGTGCAGGCCGCGCGTGCCCAGGGCCTCCAACTCGTGAAGCCTCAGAGCTTTGAATCGGGAACCGGCATCGGCGTGCGCGGAAAGGTTGAGCACCGGCAACTCGCGTTGGGCAACACAGTGCTGATGGAACAGTCTGGCGTATCGGTGGAACCGCTCGTACCCCAGGCCGAAGCTCTGCGCGGCGAAGGGGCAAGCGTCATGTACTTGGCTGTGGACGGGCAGCTCGCGGGCTTGCTCGCCGTATCCGATCCGGTCAAGGGCAGCACCCCCGAGGCCCTGGCCGCGTTGAAGGCTGCGGGCCTGCGGGTCATCATGGCCACCGGGGACGGGCAGACCACCGCCAAAGCCGTCGGTGCACGCCTAGGCATCGACGAGGTGCATGGTGAGGTCAAGCCGGCGGACAAGCTCATGTTGATCGAGCGGCTGCAGAAAGAAGGACGCATCGTCGCCATGGCCGGAGACGGCATCAACGACGCGCCGGCCTTGGCGAAGGCAGACGTGGGCATCGCCATGGGAACGGGGACCGACGTGGCGATGAACAGCGCCCAGGTCACGCTGGTCAAGGGCGACCTGCGTGGCATCGCTGTCGCTCGCACGCTCTCGGTGAGTACCGTGCGCAACATGAAGCAGAACCTCATGTTCGCCTTCCTCTACAACGCGCTGGGCATCCCCATCGCCGCCGGGGTTCTCTATCCCCTCACGGGCTGGCTGCTGTCGCCGCTGATCGCAGCATTGGCGATGAGCCTGAGTTCGGCGTCGGTCGTTGGCAACGCCTTGCGCCTGAGAGCGAGCCGACTGTGA
- a CDS encoding ISL3-like element ISPpu12 family transposase gives MTELPDNILHLPQYQVLGCKSTDDEMHFQVDVPDPIACEECGVQGEFVRFGKRDVPYRDLPIHGKRVTLWVVRRRYTCRACKTTFRPQLPEMVDGFRMTLRLHEYVEKESFNHPYTFVAAQTGLDEKTVRDIFNARAEFLGRWHRFETPRILGIDELYLNKRYRCILTNIEERTLLDLLATRRQDVVTNYLMKLKDRQKVEIVSMDMWNPYRAAVKAVLPQARIVVDKFHVVRMANDALERVRKGLRKELKPSQSRTLKGDRKILLKRAHEVSDRERLIMETWTGAFPQLLAAYEHKERFYGIWDATTRLQAEAALDEWIATIPKGQKEVWSDLVRAVGNWREETMTYFETDMPVTNAYTESINRLAKDKNREGRGYSFEVMRARMLYTTKHKKKAPTAKVSPFYKKTIGYGLPDFAEELNYGVDLSTI, from the coding sequence ATGACCGAACTTCCCGACAACATCCTTCACCTGCCGCAATACCAAGTACTGGGCTGCAAATCAACCGACGACGAAATGCACTTCCAGGTGGACGTGCCCGATCCCATCGCCTGCGAGGAATGCGGCGTGCAGGGTGAGTTCGTACGGTTCGGCAAGCGTGACGTTCCCTATCGTGATCTGCCCATCCACGGCAAGCGGGTCACTCTCTGGGTGGTCCGCCGCCGATACACCTGCCGGGCCTGCAAGACAACATTCAGGCCCCAGCTACCGGAGATGGTGGACGGATTCCGTATGACACTGCGGCTGCATGAGTACGTGGAGAAGGAATCCTTCAACCACCCCTACACCTTTGTGGCGGCACAGACCGGCCTGGACGAGAAGACGGTGCGCGACATCTTCAACGCCCGCGCCGAGTTCCTGGGGCGCTGGCACCGCTTCGAGACGCCCCGCATCCTGGGCATTGACGAGCTATACCTGAACAAGCGCTACCGCTGCATTCTGACCAACATTGAGGAGCGAACCCTGCTCGACCTGCTGGCCACCCGCCGCCAGGACGTGGTGACCAACTACCTGATGAAGCTGAAAGACCGGCAGAAGGTCGAGATCGTCAGCATGGACATGTGGAACCCCTACCGGGCAGCGGTCAAGGCTGTGCTGCCCCAGGCCCGTATCGTGGTCGATAAGTTCCATGTGGTGCGCATGGCCAACGATGCCCTAGAGAGAGTGCGCAAGGGCCTCAGAAAGGAGCTGAAACCGTCCCAGAGCCGGACTCTCAAGGGAGACCGGAAAATCCTGCTGAAACGCGCTCACGAAGTCTCAGACCGGGAGCGCCTCATCATGGAGACCTGGACAGGCGCGTTCCCGCAACTGCTGGCCGCCTACGAGCACAAGGAGCGCTTCTACGGCATCTGGGACGCCACCACACGGCTCCAGGCAGAAGCCGCCCTGGACGAGTGGATAGCCACCATCCCGAAGGGCCAAAAGGAAGTCTGGAGCGATCTGGTCAGGGCAGTGGGAAACTGGCGCGAAGAGACCATGACCTACTTCGAGACGGACATGCCCGTCACCAACGCTTACACGGAGTCCATCAACCGACTGGCCAAGGACAAGAACCGTGAAGGGCGCGGTTACTCCTTCGAGGTGATGCGGGCACGAATGCTCTACACCACGAAGCACAAGAAGAAGGCACCGACTGCGAAGGTCTCTCCTTTCTACAAGAAAACCATCGGTTACGGACTGCCGGACTTCGCAGAGGAACTCAACTACGGAGTCGATCTGTCAACCATCTGA
- the lspA gene encoding signal peptidase II, whose product MLIIGKKLSPYALLSISGLLAASDQAVKWLVQQSMAYGEYVSVTPFFNWVHLWNTGAAFSLFANGGGWQRYFFIGIAVVVSIFLIKLILENRHKGEAIAYSLILGGAMGNLIDRVFRGYVVDSFDFYWRDWHWPAFNLADIAIVLGALLFVSSSLLGKKANTNAEPDGSD is encoded by the coding sequence ATGCTCATTATTGGCAAAAAGCTCTCGCCGTATGCCCTATTGTCCATATCGGGCCTGCTGGCAGCGTCTGATCAGGCTGTAAAGTGGCTGGTGCAGCAATCAATGGCCTATGGCGAGTATGTTTCGGTGACCCCGTTCTTTAACTGGGTGCACCTATGGAACACCGGTGCCGCATTCAGTCTTTTTGCGAATGGTGGAGGCTGGCAGCGCTACTTTTTTATCGGAATCGCGGTAGTGGTCTCGATTTTTCTGATCAAGCTGATCCTTGAAAATCGTCATAAAGGAGAAGCCATCGCTTACAGTCTTATCCTCGGTGGCGCCATGGGCAACCTGATTGACCGGGTCTTTCGCGGCTATGTTGTGGATTCCTTTGATTTCTATTGGCGAGACTGGCATTGGCCGGCCTTCAACCTGGCTGATATTGCAATTGTCCTCGGTGCCTTACTTTTCGTTTCCAGCAGCTTGTTGGGTAAAAAAGCAAACACCAATGCCGAGCCGGATGGATCTGACTGA
- the copD gene encoding copper homeostasis membrane protein CopD — protein MAGDWLTIVLRLALYLDLAAAFGVAMFGLYALGNAERSSTISRRYRVLIGASAAIGIALSMWGMTVMAKAMSGAQSYAELSTHVFDMLITGTHMGIAWCIRILALLVCVLVAMLKLNATLRFAVMALSTGVALATLAWAGHGAMDDGVRGYIHLASDITHLWAAGAWVGALLAFLMLASHKRDVAQDPVAVLSRTSNGFARIGTAIVAALVVSGTLNYLLIAGPSFDPLISTLYGRLLMVKLLLFAGMLALAAANRYRLSPSLEAALKAGNRAQAVIKLRQSLFTEATLAVLVLASVAWLGILSPTGT, from the coding sequence ATGGCCGGGGATTGGTTGACCATCGTCCTGCGCCTGGCGCTTTATCTGGACCTGGCGGCGGCGTTTGGCGTCGCCATGTTCGGACTCTATGCTTTGGGCAACGCCGAGCGATCCTCGACGATCTCGCGCCGCTATCGCGTCCTCATTGGCGCATCCGCTGCCATCGGCATTGCCCTGTCGATGTGGGGCATGACGGTCATGGCCAAGGCCATGTCCGGCGCCCAAAGCTACGCGGAGCTGTCAACGCACGTTTTCGACATGCTCATTACGGGCACGCACATGGGCATCGCCTGGTGCATTCGCATCCTCGCGCTGTTGGTGTGTGTGCTCGTCGCAATGTTGAAATTGAACGCTACCTTGCGATTTGCAGTGATGGCGCTCTCCACCGGCGTGGCGCTGGCGACCCTTGCGTGGGCAGGCCACGGCGCCATGGACGACGGCGTTCGCGGCTACATCCATCTTGCGTCGGATATCACCCACCTCTGGGCAGCGGGCGCTTGGGTGGGCGCATTGTTGGCGTTCTTGATGCTGGCATCCCACAAGCGGGATGTCGCGCAAGACCCGGTAGCGGTCCTCAGTCGGACGTCGAATGGCTTTGCTCGCATAGGTACAGCGATCGTGGCTGCACTCGTCGTGAGTGGAACTCTCAATTACCTGTTGATCGCCGGACCATCGTTTGATCCGCTCATCTCGACGCTGTATGGCCGGCTGCTGATGGTAAAGCTCCTGCTTTTCGCAGGCATGCTGGCGTTGGCTGCTGCCAATCGGTATCGGTTGAGCCCGAGCCTGGAGGCAGCTTTGAAGGCAGGCAATCGCGCACAGGCAGTCATCAAGCTTAGGCAGAGTCTGTTCACGGAGGCAACCTTGGCCGTTTTGGTTCTGGCGAGCGTTGCATGGCTTGGCATCTTGTCTCCCACTGGAACCTAA
- a CDS encoding copper resistance protein B: MSKALPTRALATTLLALVSVAAQAQAQNDHAAHGQADSQTAAPSTQTVAPAADPHAGHAASASGSTAAPAMDHGNMQMQGGSAPPDARDPHGYSNGLTLGSGDYAVPGVPRLMLADEHRFFSLRGETLERRFTRKGDDSTAYDLQAWYGTTYNKAVVKAEGDIAKGKLEESRTELLWGHAVAPYWDTQLGIRVDNGEGPSRQWLAFGIQGLAPYWFELEATGYVGSGGRTALRVEGSYELLLTQRLILEPRAELQFYGKDDPERGIGKGLAEASAGLRLRYEFSRQFAPYIGVERAGSFGRTADYVRAEGGRAQQTRWVAGVRFWF; encoded by the coding sequence ATGTCCAAAGCACTCCCCACTCGCGCACTGGCCACGACGCTACTGGCCCTGGTAAGCGTCGCCGCACAGGCACAAGCACAGAACGACCATGCTGCGCACGGCCAGGCCGACTCTCAAACGGCCGCGCCATCCACTCAGACCGTGGCTCCTGCCGCCGACCCGCACGCGGGTCACGCGGCGTCGGCGAGCGGCTCGACCGCGGCCCCGGCCATGGATCACGGCAACATGCAGATGCAGGGCGGGTCGGCGCCTCCTGACGCCCGCGATCCGCATGGCTACTCCAATGGCCTGACATTGGGATCGGGCGACTACGCCGTACCCGGTGTGCCGCGGCTGATGCTGGCCGACGAACACAGGTTCTTCTCGTTGCGCGGCGAAACCCTGGAACGCCGCTTCACGCGCAAAGGGGACGATTCCACGGCCTACGACCTCCAGGCGTGGTATGGGACGACCTACAACAAGGCCGTCGTGAAGGCCGAAGGCGATATCGCCAAAGGAAAGCTCGAAGAATCGCGTACCGAGCTTCTCTGGGGGCACGCCGTCGCACCGTACTGGGACACCCAGCTCGGCATTCGGGTGGATAACGGCGAAGGCCCGAGCCGTCAATGGTTGGCTTTCGGCATCCAGGGCCTCGCCCCCTACTGGTTCGAGCTGGAGGCGACGGGCTACGTGGGAAGTGGCGGACGTACGGCGCTGCGTGTCGAAGGCAGCTACGAGCTGCTGCTGACCCAGCGACTGATTCTGGAGCCTCGCGCCGAGTTGCAGTTCTATGGCAAGGACGACCCGGAACGCGGTATCGGCAAGGGCTTGGCCGAAGCGTCTGCTGGCTTGCGCCTGCGCTATGAATTCAGTCGCCAGTTCGCCCCCTATATCGGCGTGGAACGGGCGGGCAGCTTCGGACGCACCGCGGACTATGTGCGTGCCGAAGGCGGCCGCGCGCAGCAGACGCGCTGGGTGGCTGGCGTGCGATTCTGGTTCTAG
- the cadR gene encoding Cd(II)/Pb(II)-responsive transcriptional regulator has protein sequence MRIGQLAQLVGVETQTIRFYEQQGLLPPPDRQDNGYRVYTEKHGEGLAFIRRCRILGLSLAEIHELQSYQDDPHQPCTAVNALLDDHISHVRSQITALQALEKQLVSLRASCNDDREVEACGVLAGISEGNMHQQ, from the coding sequence ATGCGCATTGGTCAGTTGGCGCAGTTGGTAGGGGTCGAAACACAGACGATCCGCTTCTATGAACAGCAGGGCTTGTTGCCGCCGCCTGATCGGCAGGACAACGGTTACCGTGTCTATACCGAGAAGCATGGTGAGGGGCTGGCCTTCATCCGTCGCTGCAGAATCCTGGGCCTGTCACTGGCTGAGATTCACGAACTACAGAGCTATCAGGACGACCCTCATCAGCCTTGTACCGCCGTCAACGCCTTGCTCGATGATCACATCTCTCATGTGCGGTCGCAGATAACCGCTCTGCAAGCGCTTGAGAAACAACTCGTTTCACTGAGAGCGAGTTGCAACGATGACCGGGAAGTTGAGGCGTGTGGGGTTCTTGCTGGAATTAGCGAAGGAAACATGCACCAGCAGTAG
- a CDS encoding cation transporter produces the protein MSKSCGGACGGDATSAADTDIQASSEAPGRWVSVYAVPKMDCPSEERMIRLALNGFEEIRALSFDLSNRRLKVVHDGEVEPVTSKLKTLGLGASLQETVAANPETIKAAEFSAASAKQESGTLRWLLGINALLFVVEMTAGLIAQSTGLIGESLDNFADAAVYGLALYAVGHSVKMQVRAAHLAGVLQLILAVGVLVEVVRRFVFGSEPESLVMMAIAFVALIANTSCLLLISKHREGGAHMKASWIFSANDVVINLGVITAGALVAWTGSNYPDLIIGTIAGGIVLNGARRILALKG, from the coding sequence ATGAGCAAATCCTGTGGTGGCGCCTGTGGCGGTGATGCAACGTCCGCAGCGGATACCGATATACAGGCCTCCTCCGAGGCGCCAGGGAGATGGGTCAGTGTTTATGCCGTGCCGAAGATGGACTGTCCATCAGAAGAACGAATGATTCGCCTAGCCCTGAACGGCTTTGAGGAGATTCGGGCGCTGTCCTTCGACTTGTCGAACCGCCGGCTGAAGGTCGTGCATGACGGCGAGGTCGAGCCCGTCACCTCGAAACTGAAGACCTTGGGGCTAGGCGCCTCGCTTCAGGAAACCGTCGCTGCAAATCCGGAGACCATCAAGGCCGCCGAGTTTTCGGCAGCTTCTGCTAAGCAAGAATCCGGGACCCTGCGCTGGTTGCTCGGCATCAATGCACTTCTGTTCGTGGTGGAAATGACTGCCGGTCTGATCGCCCAGTCCACCGGCCTGATTGGAGAATCCCTGGACAATTTTGCCGATGCGGCGGTGTACGGGCTTGCCCTTTATGCGGTTGGACATAGCGTGAAAATGCAGGTACGTGCCGCGCATCTTGCTGGTGTACTACAACTGATCTTGGCTGTGGGCGTGCTCGTAGAGGTGGTGAGACGCTTTGTATTCGGTAGTGAGCCTGAATCGCTGGTGATGATGGCTATCGCATTCGTCGCATTGATTGCCAATACCAGTTGTCTGCTGCTCATATCCAAACATCGGGAAGGCGGGGCGCACATGAAGGCAAGCTGGATATTCTCGGCCAACGACGTGGTGATCAACCTGGGGGTCATCACCGCCGGCGCCCTGGTCGCGTGGACCGGTTCCAATTATCCGGATCTGATTATCGGCACCATCGCGGGGGGCATTGTACTTAACGGTGCCAGACGCATTTTGGCGTTGAAGGGTTAA